ATGCCCTTTTCTGCCGCGTAGCGCTTGCCGCCGTCGGCGCCGAAGATGTGGTCCACATGGCCGCAGTTCGTGCACACGTGCACGGCCATGTTCTCCACCAGCCCCAGGATGGGCACGCCCACCTTCTCGAACATGGCCACGCCCTTGCGCGCGTCGGCCAGGGCAATGTCTTGCGGCGTGGTGACGATCACCGCACCCGTCAGCGGCACGCGCTGGCTCAAAGACAGCTGGATGTCGCCCGTGCCGGGCGGCATGTCGACGATCAGGTAGTCCAGGTCTTTCCAGTTGGTCTGGCGCAGCAGCTGGTCCAGCGCCTGCGTGGCCATGGGGCCGCGCCAGATGGCCGCGTCGTCCGGGTTGATCAGAAAGCCGATAGACATCAGCTGCACGCCGTGGCTTTGCAGCGGATCCATGCTCTTGTCGTCCGGGCTGGTGGGGCGGCCACTGGCGCCCATCATCAGCGGCACGCTGGGGCCGTAGATGTCGGCATCCAGCAGGCCCACCTTGGCGCCCTCGGCGGCCAGCGCCAGCGCCAGGTTGGCGGCGGTGGTGCTCTTGCCCACGCCACCCTTGCCCGACGCCACGGCGATGATGTTCTTGACCTGCGGCAGCAGCGGCACGCCGCGCTGCGCGGCATGCGCCACCACCTGCGACTGCAGGTTGGCCGACACATTGGTCACGCCCGCCACGGTGCGCGCCGCAGCGATCAGCGCCTGGAGCAGCGCCGGCACCTGGCTTTGCGCGGGATAGCCCAGCACGACGTCGAAGGCCACGTCGCCCCCGGTCACCTGCAGGTTCTTGAGTTGCTTGGTCGACACGAAATCCTTGCCGGTGTTCGGGTCGATGACGGTTTGCAGCGCCGCCAGCAGGGCGCCTTGATCCACGGCCATGGGAGTTGTTTCTTGGTTCAAAAGGGGGAAGGGGTGAGTCTAGCGAAGCACGGCGCGGGCGGAGGTAGGCCTGCGCCGCGCACGGGATTGGGGGATGGAAATTTGGCACTGGCGCTGGTGGGGCTTGCGCCGGCAGCTATCTTTTTTGATATTCGATTGGGTTGATAAGGGCAGAGGCCCGGTCTCGGCCCCGCCTTTGCCCTCATCAACCCCACGAAAACATCAAAAAAGATAGCTGCCCGCGCAGGTCAGACCAGCGCCAACGGCCCATTTCATCAGAACCGACAGAATAGGTTCTAAGATTCCCCCATGCCCCCCACAGCACAGCCGCCCACCCCGGGCCGCACCCCAGCCACCGGCCTGGTGCTGACCGGCGGCGGTGCCCGGGCGGCTTACCAGGTGGGGGTGCTGCGTGCCATCCGCACCCTGCGCCGCGCAGCCGGCGCAGCAGCTTCGGGCAACCCTTTTCCCATCGTCTGCGGTACCTCGGCCGGGGCCATCAACGCCGCCGCGCTGGCCGCCGGCAGCGACCACTTTGACAGCGCCGTGCGCCGCTTGACCCGCGTGTGGTACCAGTTGCACGCCGATCACGTGTACCACGCAGATGGCTGGTCCGCCGTGCAGGCGAGCACGCGCTGGATGTCCCTGCTGTCGCTGGGCTGGGCACTGCGGCACTGGCGCCAGGTGCGCCCGCGCTCGCTGCTGGACAACGCGCCGTTGGGCGAACTGCTGCGCGCGCAGGTGCCGCTGGAGCGCGTCGCGCAGCAACTGGCCGACGGGCATTTGCAGGGCTTGTCGATCAGCGCGTCCAGCTACGCCAGTGGCGAGCACGTCACCTTCTACCAGGCGAATGCGCCCATCGCGCCGTGGACGCGCGCTCAGCGCCGTGCGGTGCCGGTGCAGTTCCGCACCGAGCACCTGCTGGCCTCGTCGGCCATTCCCTTCATCTTTCCCGCCGGTGAAGTGCAGGTCGACGGCCAAACCAGTTGGTACGGCGATGGATCGATGCGCCAGGTGGCGCCGATCTCACCGGCCATTCACCTGGGCGCCGATCGGGTGCTGGTGATCGGCGCCGGGCGCGCCAACGAGCCGCCCGGTGCGGTGCGCCCCAGCGGCGCGGCGTACCCGTCGCTGGCGCAGGTGGCGGGGCACGCGCTGTCCAGCATCTTTCTGGACACCTTGTCGGCCGACGTCGAACGCACGCAACGCATCAACCACACGCTGTCGCTGGTTCCGCCCGAGGCGCTGGCCCGCAGCCGCCTGCGGCCGGTGGATCTGCTGGTGATCTGGCCCTCGCAGCGGCTGGACGACCTGGCTGCACAGCACGTGGCCGAACTGCCGCCAGCGGTGCGCGCCCTGCTGGGCATTCTGGGCGTGCAGCCGGGCGACGCGCGCACCGGCGCGCTGGCCAGCTACCTGCTGTTCGAGCCGGGCTACATCCGGGCGCTGATGCAACTGGGCTGGGACGACACCCTGCGCCAGCGCGCCGAGGTATGCCGCTTCTTTGGCTGGGCCGACCCGCCCCGCCCCGACAGGGCCAGACGCCCTGCGCCCATGCGCTGATGCCCGCGCACGCCCTTTAGCGAAGCCGCCCGCGCGGATCGGCCACATCCGTAAAATCCCTGCTTTTGCCTGCCCGCGCCGCGGCGCGCGACTTGCCATGTCCCAACGCCAGCTCTTCATCACCACCGCCCTGCCGTACGCCAACGGCACCTTCCACATCGGCCACATCATGGAATACATCCAGGCCGATATCTGGGTGCGGTTTCAGCGCATGCAGGGCCACGCGGTGAACTTTGTGGGGGCCGACGACGCCCACGGCGCGCCGATCATGATCGCGGCCGAAAAAGCAGGCAAAACGCCCGAGCAGTTCGTGGCCGAAATTGCCGCCGGGCGCAAGCCGTACCTGGACGGCTTTCTGATCAGCCACGACAACTGGTACAGCACGCACAGCCCCGAAAACACGGCGCTGGCGCAGGCGATCTACACCGATCTGAAGGCGGGTGGGCTGATCGAGACGCGCACCATCGAGCAGTTCTTTGACCCGCAAAAGGGCATGTTCCTGCCCGACCGCTTCATCAAGGGCGAATGCCCCAACTGCCACGCCAAAGACCAGTACGGCGACAACTGCGAGGTGTGCGGCGCCGTGTACGCGCCCACCGAGCTGATCAACCCCTATTCGGCCCTCTCGGGCGCCAAGCCCGAGCTGCGCACCAGCGAGCACTTCTTCTTCAAGCTGTCCGACCCGCGCGCGATCGACTTCCTCAAGACCTGGACGACCAGCCACGGCGCGGTGCAGCCCGAGGTGCTGAACAAGATCACCGAATGGATCGCGCCCGGCGAAGACGGCAAGCCCAAGATGGGCGACTGGGACATCAGCCGCGACGCGCCGTACTTCGGCATCGAGATTCCCGACCAGCCGGGCAAGTACTTCTACGTGTGGCTGGACGCGCCCGTGGGCTACCTGGCCAGCCTGAAGAACCTGTTCGACCAGGGCCGGGGGCAGTCGGCGGGCGGCAAGGCGCTCAGCTTTGACGAATTCATGGCCGACCCGGCCACCGAGCAGTACCACTTCATCGGCAAGGACATCATCACCTTCCACACCCTGTTCTGGCCCGCGATGCTGCACTTCAGCGGCAGCAAGACGCCCAACAAGGTGTTCGTGCACGGCTTTCTCACCGTGAACAACGGCGAAAAGATGAGCAAGAGCCGCGGCACCGGGCTGGACCCGCTGAAGTACCTCAGCCTGGGCATGAACCCCGAATGGCTGCGCTACTACCTGGCGGCCAAGCTGTCGGGCCGCAACGAGGATCTGGATTTCAACGCCGACGACTTCATGGCGCGCGTGAACGCCGATTTGATCGGCAAGTTCGTCAACATCGCCAGCCGCGCGGCGGGCTTCATCAGCAAGCGCTTTGACGGGCGCCTGTCGGTCATCGCCGACGACGGCCTGACGCTGGTGCAAAAGCTGCGCGCCGCGCGCCCCGGCATCGAGGCGCTGTACGAGCAGCGCGAATACGGCAAGGTGGTGCGCGAAGTGATGGCGCTGGCCGACCTGGTCAACGCCTACGTGGACGCCAACAAGCCGTGGGAGCTGGCCAAGCTGGAAGGCCAGAACGAGCGCTTGCACGACGTATGCACCACCTGCATCGAAACCTTCCGCATCCTGGCGGTGTACCTCAAGCCCATCCTGCCCAAGCTGGCAGCCGACGTGGCGGTGTTCCTTATGGTGCCGCCCGAAACCTTTGCCGACGTCGACAACCCCCTGGGCGCCGGTTCACACATCGGTGAATACAAACACCTGATGACGCGCGTGGACGCCAAACAGCTAGAAGCCTTGTTTGAGCCGCCAGCGCAGGCGCAACCAGCGCAGGCAGCTATCGAAAATGAAGCAAACGCCGAAGCCTTTGCCCCCGGCGGCGAGGCCCTGGCCGACACCATCACCATCGACGACTTCGTCAAGATCGACCTGCGCATCGCCAAGATCGTGGCGTGCGAGGCGGTGGAAGGCTCCAAGAAACTGCTGCGCCTGACGCTGGACGCGGGCGAGAAAAACGCCGATGGCACACCGAAGCTGCGCAACGTGTTCAGCGGCATCGCCAGCGCCTACCAGCCCGAGCAACTGCAGGGCAAGCTGACAGTGCTGGTCGCCAACCTGGCGCCGCGCAAGATGAAATTCGGCGTCAGCGAAGGCATGGTCATGGCCGCAAGCCATGGCGATGAGAAGGCCAACCCCGGCATCTACGTGCTAGAGCCGACCGAGGGTGCGCAGCCGGGGATGCGAGTCCGCTGAGCCACCGCGCAGCCCCGGGCTGCCCCGCGATCAGCGGGCGTTGGTCGCTTCGACCGCGGAGTACAGGTTCAGTGGCGCGGCCGCCTTGGCCTTGGCTTCTGACTTGCCAAACACCTGCGTGAAGTTGGCCGTCACGTCGGTGATCGACAGTGCCACTGCGCGCAGCGTGTCGCCGCCAGACACTTCGGAAGAACGCACGCACACACGTTGGCCCGGCAATGCCGCGAGCAACAAAGCCGCGTCGTTGGGGCTGCCGGGCAAGCGAAGCAAGGCTTGCACTGTCGCTGTGCTCAGGCCCTGCAACGTCTGGCCGTTGTAGATGTAGGGGCCGTTCCATGTGTCGTTGGCCAGCGTGTCACCCGTGTCCAGGTTCTGCGACACCAACACCGGGTTGGAGCCCGCGCTGTTCGCCTCAGACAGCACCATCATCACCTTGCCGCCGCGCCAGGAAGCGCCGCCCGAACCGATCACCGTGCAGGAAATGGTGGCGAAGTTTTGAGACTGAATGGCGCCGGAGCTGATGTTCATCAACTCGGCATTCGCTTGTGCAGCCAACAAGGCTGCGGCCAGCGCTACTGCGACACGCGCACGTTTAAAAGCCATGAAGAGGCCCTCCCTTTGAAACAAATTTCTTACAACTACGGCGCGGTATGCGCCCTATGCACCCACCGAAACGCCTGGGCGCCCGGTCGGCTGCAGGGATGTTAGCGACCCAAAACGATGATTTCGTCACACACTGGTGTAACAACACGTTTTGACACAGGATCGCAGTTTGAAGGCTGCCCATCACATCAAGCGAGATCTGTTGGGCTTCAGCGCACATCGCGGTAACAAACGCACGCGCAAAGAAGCACTTGATGCGCGTCGCCCGTAAGCGGTTGCGCGCAATCGTTTTACTTTGCTCGCGCTGCACCACCTACACCGTGCCGCGCAGAGCCCCTTTGTGCGCACATTCAATTAACATAGAATGGCACTTGTTTCGCTTGTCTTTCGCTACAGGGCCGACGCACGCTCGGCCCGATGGAGCTGTTAGCTTGCTTGCCATCGCCCGCTTCCACCCTCGCCTGCTCAACACGCTGAAAGGCTATGACCGGTCGCGCCTGGGCCAAGACACCGCCGCCGGCCTCACGGTGGGCGTGGTCGCCCTGCCGCTGGCGATGGCGTTTGCCATTGCGTCGGGGCTCAAGCCTCAGGCGGGGCTGTTCACGGCCATCATTGCGGGCTTTCTGATCTCGCTGCTGGGTGGCAGCCGGGTGCAGATTGGCGGGCCGGCGGGTGCGTTCATCGTCATCGTCTACGGCATCGTCGAGCGCTACGGCGTGGGCAACCTGATCATTGCCACAGCGCTCTCGGGCGTGCTGCTTTTTCTGATGGGGCTGTTCAAGCTGGGC
This genomic interval from Ottowia oryzae contains the following:
- a CDS encoding patatin-like phospholipase family protein: MPPTAQPPTPGRTPATGLVLTGGGARAAYQVGVLRAIRTLRRAAGAAASGNPFPIVCGTSAGAINAAALAAGSDHFDSAVRRLTRVWYQLHADHVYHADGWSAVQASTRWMSLLSLGWALRHWRQVRPRSLLDNAPLGELLRAQVPLERVAQQLADGHLQGLSISASSYASGEHVTFYQANAPIAPWTRAQRRAVPVQFRTEHLLASSAIPFIFPAGEVQVDGQTSWYGDGSMRQVAPISPAIHLGADRVLVIGAGRANEPPGAVRPSGAAYPSLAQVAGHALSSIFLDTLSADVERTQRINHTLSLVPPEALARSRLRPVDLLVIWPSQRLDDLAAQHVAELPPAVRALLGILGVQPGDARTGALASYLLFEPGYIRALMQLGWDDTLRQRAEVCRFFGWADPPRPDRARRPAPMR
- the metG gene encoding methionine--tRNA ligase, with the protein product MSQRQLFITTALPYANGTFHIGHIMEYIQADIWVRFQRMQGHAVNFVGADDAHGAPIMIAAEKAGKTPEQFVAEIAAGRKPYLDGFLISHDNWYSTHSPENTALAQAIYTDLKAGGLIETRTIEQFFDPQKGMFLPDRFIKGECPNCHAKDQYGDNCEVCGAVYAPTELINPYSALSGAKPELRTSEHFFFKLSDPRAIDFLKTWTTSHGAVQPEVLNKITEWIAPGEDGKPKMGDWDISRDAPYFGIEIPDQPGKYFYVWLDAPVGYLASLKNLFDQGRGQSAGGKALSFDEFMADPATEQYHFIGKDIITFHTLFWPAMLHFSGSKTPNKVFVHGFLTVNNGEKMSKSRGTGLDPLKYLSLGMNPEWLRYYLAAKLSGRNEDLDFNADDFMARVNADLIGKFVNIASRAAGFISKRFDGRLSVIADDGLTLVQKLRAARPGIEALYEQREYGKVVREVMALADLVNAYVDANKPWELAKLEGQNERLHDVCTTCIETFRILAVYLKPILPKLAADVAVFLMVPPETFADVDNPLGAGSHIGEYKHLMTRVDAKQLEALFEPPAQAQPAQAAIENEANAEAFAPGGEALADTITIDDFVKIDLRIAKIVACEAVEGSKKLLRLTLDAGEKNADGTPKLRNVFSGIASAYQPEQLQGKLTVLVANLAPRKMKFGVSEGMVMAASHGDEKANPGIYVLEPTEGAQPGMRVR
- the apbC gene encoding iron-sulfur cluster carrier protein ApbC; this translates as MAVDQGALLAALQTVIDPNTGKDFVSTKQLKNLQVTGGDVAFDVVLGYPAQSQVPALLQALIAAARTVAGVTNVSANLQSQVVAHAAQRGVPLLPQVKNIIAVASGKGGVGKSTTAANLALALAAEGAKVGLLDADIYGPSVPLMMGASGRPTSPDDKSMDPLQSHGVQLMSIGFLINPDDAAIWRGPMATQALDQLLRQTNWKDLDYLIVDMPPGTGDIQLSLSQRVPLTGAVIVTTPQDIALADARKGVAMFEKVGVPILGLVENMAVHVCTNCGHVDHIFGADGGKRYAAEKGIDYLGALPLSRSIREQADAGTPTVVAEPDGEAAAIYKQVARKVAISVAQKAKDFSSKFPSITISKDT